From Pseudovibrio sp. Tun.PSC04-5.I4, a single genomic window includes:
- a CDS encoding HAD-IA family hydrolase has product MTTPVLVFDLDGTLLETIGDLTASMNHVLVGAGFEAIEPEKVRKMVGAGVKSLLSRGLEANKVEATEEILQPLLVKFIRHYETHIADHTFAFPEALETVARLRAAGWKTAICTNKLEKLAKPLVKAMEMDQLFDAVVGGDTFSKNKPDAMPVFGAIDIAGGARAGSIFVGDSNADITAARNAGLPVIAVDFGYTDTPVRELGPDVVISHYNQLEAAIKELSAGNVVS; this is encoded by the coding sequence ATGACAACACCAGTTCTGGTTTTTGACCTTGACGGGACTCTCCTAGAGACCATCGGAGACCTTACTGCGTCGATGAATCATGTCTTGGTAGGAGCCGGATTTGAAGCCATTGAGCCTGAAAAGGTAAGAAAAATGGTAGGCGCTGGCGTAAAATCCCTACTAAGCCGTGGACTTGAGGCGAACAAGGTAGAAGCGACCGAAGAAATTCTTCAGCCGCTCCTTGTTAAGTTCATTCGCCATTACGAGACCCATATTGCAGATCACACCTTTGCCTTCCCTGAGGCATTGGAAACAGTTGCAAGACTTAGAGCAGCCGGCTGGAAAACCGCTATTTGCACAAACAAACTGGAAAAACTTGCCAAGCCCTTGGTGAAAGCCATGGAAATGGACCAGTTGTTTGATGCTGTGGTTGGTGGGGACACCTTTTCCAAGAACAAGCCTGATGCGATGCCTGTTTTTGGCGCTATCGACATTGCGGGCGGCGCACGCGCAGGTTCTATCTTTGTTGGAGATTCCAACGCAGATATCACCGCCGCCCGGAACGCTGGCCTGCCCGTGATTGCCGTTGACTTTGGTTACACTGATACTCCTGTCCGCGAACTTGGACCTGATGTTGTAATTTCTCATTACAATCAACTGGAAGCTGCAATTAAAGAACTTAGTGCAGGTAACGTTGTTTCTTAA
- the rpiA gene encoding ribose-5-phosphate isomerase RpiA, whose amino-acid sequence MAMSLKAQAAAAALKEVKPGMKLGIGSGSTVNEMIHLLAKMVEDGFEIIGVPASSYSQTLCEELGVPLTTLDETPVLDLVIDGADEIDPALNLIKGGGAALLREKIIAAASGRMLVIADESKIVDTLGKFPLPVEVVPFGLEATRQMMQNSFEAEGLQGEMILRMAGDKRLVTDNSNYIIDCHLKAISDPKSLAKRLEVIPGVVEHGLFIDMAVRAYVAGTDDIRVLEP is encoded by the coding sequence ATGGCAATGAGTTTGAAGGCACAAGCCGCAGCTGCAGCACTCAAGGAAGTTAAGCCCGGTATGAAACTGGGGATTGGTTCGGGATCAACCGTAAATGAAATGATCCACCTTCTGGCAAAGATGGTTGAGGACGGGTTCGAGATCATCGGTGTCCCGGCATCCTCCTATTCTCAGACCCTATGTGAAGAATTGGGCGTGCCGCTGACAACGCTGGATGAAACGCCTGTTCTGGATCTGGTTATTGATGGGGCCGATGAGATTGATCCGGCTTTGAACCTGATCAAAGGCGGCGGAGCTGCACTGCTTCGCGAGAAAATCATTGCGGCGGCATCTGGCCGCATGCTTGTGATCGCAGATGAGAGCAAAATTGTTGATACTCTCGGAAAGTTCCCACTTCCCGTGGAGGTTGTCCCTTTCGGGCTTGAGGCGACACGGCAGATGATGCAAAACAGCTTTGAAGCTGAAGGTTTGCAAGGCGAAATGATCCTGCGTATGGCAGGTGACAAGCGCCTTGTAACAGATAACAGCAATTACATTATTGATTGTCATTTAAAGGCAATCAGCGATCCGAAGTCACTGGCAAAACGCTTGGAAGTTATTCCAGGTGTCGTTGAACACGGGTTGTTTATTGATATGGCGGTACGGGCCTACGTGGCTGGTACTGATGATATTCGTGTCTTGGAACCTTGA
- a CDS encoding DUF2059 domain-containing protein — MLVKFKSAAIAGVASLVVAGVLVASPVMAQDKTFSESHIAAARAAVKATKSIESFDNILPDVAERTRTLFIRSNPAMSAEIDVAVNESAVELIPRRKELNYVIYEVWARRFSEEQLNEIATFYNSETGKRMADLSRTLTALTIGAAKQWSDVISTDMVSLSRRKLDALSAQ; from the coding sequence ATGCTCGTTAAGTTCAAATCTGCTGCGATTGCTGGTGTTGCGTCACTGGTCGTTGCTGGTGTTCTTGTGGCCAGCCCGGTTATGGCGCAGGACAAAACTTTTTCTGAAAGCCACATTGCAGCAGCGCGTGCAGCGGTGAAAGCAACAAAGTCCATTGAAAGCTTTGATAATATCCTGCCTGACGTGGCAGAGCGCACTCGCACCCTCTTCATCCGCTCCAATCCGGCAATGAGCGCAGAGATTGATGTGGCTGTGAATGAATCAGCTGTTGAACTGATTCCACGTCGTAAAGAGCTGAATTATGTGATTTATGAAGTGTGGGCGCGCCGCTTTTCTGAGGAACAGCTGAACGAAATTGCGACCTTCTACAATTCAGAGACTGGTAAACGTATGGCTGATCTGTCCCGTACACTGACTGCATTGACCATTGGTGCTGCAAAACAGTGGAGTGATGTGATCAGTACAGATATGGTTTCGCTTTCTCGCCGCAAGCTGGATGCACTCTCGGCTCAGTAA
- the gor gene encoding glutathione-disulfide reductase, which produces MTNFDYDLFVIGAGSGGVRAARIAAGHGARVGIAEEFRYGGTCVIRGCVPKKLFVYASKFTEEFANADGYGWSLNGTPTFDFDKLVENKDKEISRLEGVYRRNLDKSGVELHDTRAVIEGPNTVRLLSTNQVITAGRILVAVGATPNVDAGLVGCEHTITSNEAFHLATFPKRIVVVGGGYIAVEFAGIFNGMGSETTLAYRGEEILRGFDMDVRTGLHEQMVEKGITVKTKTTIASIVKHEGGLTITTHGGEVIEADQVLYAIGRRPNTAGLGLEDAGVELDKAGAIVVSPQSQSSVESIFAVGDVTNRANLTPVAIREGHAFADSTYGDKTWHVDHSMIPTAVFSQPEIGTAGLTQEEAEARFDNIDIYASSFRPMKNSLSGKPGKMLLKMLVDADTDKILGVHIMGPDSGELIQIIGVTLSMGATKADYDRTIAVHPTAAEELVTMREPTQRIRKN; this is translated from the coding sequence ATGACTAATTTCGACTACGATCTCTTTGTTATTGGAGCAGGGTCTGGCGGCGTACGTGCAGCACGTATTGCAGCAGGCCACGGTGCCCGTGTTGGTATCGCAGAAGAATTCCGTTATGGCGGGACCTGTGTTATCCGTGGCTGTGTACCAAAAAAGCTCTTTGTATACGCTTCCAAATTTACTGAAGAATTTGCAAATGCGGATGGGTACGGCTGGAGCCTGAATGGCACGCCAACCTTCGACTTTGATAAGCTGGTCGAGAACAAAGACAAAGAAATTTCCCGTCTCGAAGGCGTCTATCGCCGTAATCTGGATAAATCCGGCGTTGAGCTGCACGATACCCGTGCTGTGATTGAAGGCCCTAATACGGTCCGTCTGCTCTCCACCAATCAAGTGATAACAGCCGGGCGCATTCTGGTGGCTGTTGGTGCAACGCCAAATGTTGATGCAGGCCTTGTTGGTTGCGAGCACACCATCACCTCCAACGAAGCCTTCCACCTTGCAACGTTTCCCAAGCGTATCGTCGTCGTTGGCGGTGGCTACATAGCTGTTGAATTTGCTGGTATCTTCAACGGTATGGGGTCTGAAACCACGCTGGCTTATCGCGGTGAAGAAATTTTGCGCGGGTTTGATATGGATGTCCGCACCGGTTTGCATGAGCAGATGGTAGAAAAAGGCATCACGGTCAAAACCAAAACGACGATTGCTTCCATTGTGAAACACGAGGGCGGCCTGACAATCACCACTCACGGCGGCGAAGTGATTGAAGCAGATCAAGTTCTTTATGCGATTGGGCGTCGTCCGAATACTGCTGGACTAGGTCTGGAAGACGCGGGCGTTGAGCTCGATAAAGCTGGTGCCATAGTTGTGTCTCCGCAAAGCCAGAGCTCGGTTGAGAGTATCTTTGCCGTCGGAGATGTGACCAACCGTGCGAACCTGACACCGGTTGCAATCCGTGAAGGTCATGCCTTTGCAGACAGCACCTACGGCGATAAGACATGGCATGTTGATCACTCTATGATCCCCACAGCTGTGTTCTCACAGCCTGAAATCGGCACTGCTGGGCTAACACAGGAAGAAGCTGAGGCACGATTCGATAACATCGACATTTACGCCTCCTCCTTCCGCCCGATGAAGAACTCGCTTTCAGGCAAGCCGGGCAAAATGCTCCTCAAAATGCTGGTGGACGCAGATACCGACAAAATTCTGGGCGTCCACATTATGGGGCCTGATTCTGGTGAACTCATCCAGATTATCGGTGTGACACTCTCCATGGGGGCAACCAAAGCGGATTATGACCGGACCATCGCAGTTCATCCAACTGCTGCAGAAGAGCTGGTGACAATGCGCGAACCAACGCAGCGCATTCGCAAGAACTAA